The following proteins are encoded in a genomic region of Labeo rohita strain BAU-BD-2019 chromosome 5, IGBB_LRoh.1.0, whole genome shotgun sequence:
- the spef2 gene encoding sperm flagellar protein 2 isoform X2, protein MSDIICQWLNIELRLSKVIEPYSFAGDFANGYFIGEILHRYELQDDFHLFSKQSTANAKLNNFTRIEPTLQLLGVPFDLAMAKAVMQGRQGAATHLLYQLYMLLQKKKKLGLTATAMEVMQPAATARLHRIENSIYTERLKTVVKRETDLKMQKIAKRFHKRGQDMYNRSVMAEFLREEDRLKRQEERRLRDIEKHRQARRKQHEIMIQIQSAVVQIPKPPHTRTSRASEKQLQFRKKQEAEYVHREIAQFEKNQKRISPAGGGAFLYSGRVTQPMSTADKEQWNKEYIENIRQRLEEDSTAREQREMRRRRALMEQLQAHEAQQEVLREEQMVSRLMRQTQQEKRVAVQLMQIKQQKEVLRQNRIFQERQYQERRLRDFQEALDREAVLAQQERLERSEEIRMEHELHKQLVAERAQARYRKHSDICREILGQIVDLATKAGEYRLLTANLIPVKLMQEWMELFFSGKPLYEVASVDPTPADPTPEQMIELEKLQILNNQDYNEYVAMKGEWVWREEGESEAPPVNDILDHVLSRLQSMVVPPSVSTPPPVFPHFTIRACMLGKSYSGKTTCLTRISNALGILVLSANSLIQDALSAYQQEKQAKNLERNGSPTEKPQKEEEEEEDEKSSPLESGPQPHKTSGLLEKGDEEKWSLRAQHGAAVEQALKTGKAVPDQLLIDIIVDAIRNIPADSGWILDGFPLDISQAQMLEKALNGTEPDQAETKTQSNLATDKNTPKDPPPPPAALDLVVLLDLSDEQVLERAAHQADGESIEQERDSSDVPDESTSMTDVDTQDPAFFSDEENLGRKQIQHRVSGFHDTWPKLEKWFGDQQNILVKVTADVDEDTLFSNVKMVLMDAMDSVEKGKALGHSRKMSASSSAEHTRPESACSAKSKAASPKSAGRRYVEETLPKEIPEYLVPYWENICNSYVINVKTVMQNLRGERELIIHHLYNIRENFRQFLQKPDLKQEFVSTWQRDYNSVPDSIREDEETKGELHQRLDDLRERLWDICDKRKEEAEQERAGVIDDGWLDDHTAVLINHYSALMQIEVGRFQDSLCLLRDYYTAMCKTAFPESTRGFTRIPLIDITADNHAEQEAPKIPAPVPSERPTKIPEEKDSESEGNKKTKLFPLVSCRSPTSELLKQVLHHPDEKLLQEFFQTALSAVRSMVLAETQQREEEEGDEEQKQVETQRVQTSNSATDNRKTGKKKGASTPPQEPSPQPMVEKSPEELKRKAERKRIKQEFTTALKREEHAVKLRLELIKAHALQTVSSLQQRAEQAYRNMEEWLGTRFLSEMKSIDQLTELVRQHIENGVEIHHELVLQSADFCVDGDTLVMTSPSPAPRRSLLEQPKNSTLTVQQLHILCAQLRKTAPTGLMCSNELTEVLHELTSSHMGSDVLPEPWMHITPSQIDELVCVLAPDPEMLDWRLFLLSAALPWPFPSQTQLLKTLQHYRAVDTTGTGLITQEQYAQVELWFPSERDLPVHDDPTEPLRYDRLANLKKFFFSLFANTHTSPLMLDYLSMLLYFCCHPEAAQGFTRALSLVIGHTLHYKHTTPLTQSVPYIEGAGVEECEADKEEEREVESDEVGVSMDDVLRVLSHGDDHVCSHLNRFQPNHRSRDELREELLKVFKELGFKDEEKIPFSTLSQHPFLQDLMEGSSQYLLPDIHKNFPGTTN, encoded by the exons ATGTCAGACATTATCTGTCAGTGGCTGAATATTGAGCTCCGGCTGTCAAAAGTCATTG AGCCGTATTCGTTCGCAGGGGATTTTGCAAACGGTTATTTTATAGGAGAGATCCTGCACAGATATGAGCTGCAGGACGATTTCCACCTGTTCTCCAAACAAAG CACGGcaaatgcaaagctgaataaCTTCACCCGCATTGAGCCCACCCTGCAGCTGCTGGGTGTGCCCTTTGACCTGGCCATGGCCAAAGCGGTGATGCAGGGCAGACAGGGGGCGGCCACACATCTGCTCTACCAGCTATACATGCTGctgcagaagaagaaaaaattaGGCCTCACTGCCACAGCAATGGAGGTCATGCAGCCTGCAGCCACGGCCCGACTGCACCGGATAGAGAACAGCATCTATACTGAG CGCTTGAAGACTGTGGTAAAGCGTGAGACGGATCTGAAGATGCAGAAGATCGCAAAGCGCTTCCATAAAAGAGGGCAGGACATGTACAACCGCTCAGTCATGGCTGAATTCCTGAGGGAGGAGGACCGGCTCAAACGCCAGGAGGAGAGGAGGCTGAGGGACATTGAGAAG CACCGACAGGCACGCAGAAAACAGCATGAGATTATGATTCAAATTCAGTCGGCTGTAGTCCAGATCCCAAAACCTCCACACACTCGCACGTCAAGAGCTTCCGAGAAACAGCTTCAGTTTCGCAAAAAGCAAGAGGCTGAG TATGTTCATCGTGAGATAGCTCAGTTTGAGAAGAACCAGAAGAGGATTTCTCCTGCTGGAGGTGGAGCCTTTCTTTACAG TGGTCGTGTGACCCAGCCAATGAGCACAGCTGACAAAGAACAGTGGAACAAGGAGTACATCGAGAACATCCGTCAGCGTCTGGAGGAAGACTCCACTGCACGGGAACAAAGGGAGATGAGGAGACGCCGTGCGCTGATGGAACAACTACAAGCCCATGAAGCTCAGCAG GAGGTATTACGTGAGGAACAAATGGTCAGTCGATTGATGCGTCAAACACAGCAGGAGAAGAGGGTTGCTGTGCAGCTGATGCAAATTAAACAGCAGAAAGAGGTACTGCGACAGAACCGGATCTTCCAGGAGAGGCAGTACCAGGAAAGGCGCCTTCGAGACTTCCAAGAGGCCTTAGACAGAGAAGCT GTTCTTGCCCAGCAGGAACGTCTCGAGCGCAGTGAGGAGATCAGGATGGAGCATGAGCTACACAAACAGCTAGTCGCAGAACGCGCTCAGGCTCGCTATCGCAAACACTCTGACATCTGCAGAGAAATTTTGGGACAGATTGTCGATCTGGCAACCAAAGCTGGGGAATACCGTCTCCTCACAGCCAA CCTGATTCCAGTTAAGCTGATGCAGGAGTGGATGGAGCTGTTTTTCAGTGGTAAACCGCTGTATGAAGTGGCCAGCGTGGATCCCACCCCTGCTGACCCCACACCAGAACAGATGATTGAGCTGGAGAAGCTCCAGATACTTAACAATCAAGACTACAATGAGTATGTG GCCATGAAAGGTGAGTGGGTTTGGCGTGAAGAGGGAGAGAGTGAAGCCCCTCCAGTGAATGATATTCTGGATCATGTGTTGAGCCGTCTACAGAGCATGGTAGTTCCACCCAGCGTCAGTACTCCTCCACCTGTGTTTCCCCATTTCACCATCAGAGCGTGCATGCTGGGAAAATCCTACTCGGGCAAAACCACCTGCCTCACCAGGATCAGCAATG CTCTTGGCATCCTTGTGCTCTCAGCCAACTCTTTGATCCAGGATGCGCTATCAGCCTATCAGCAGGAAAAACAGGCT AAAAACTTGGAGAGAAATGGTTCTCCAACAGAGAAGCCtcagaaagaagaagaagaagaagaagatgagAAATCCTCCCCTCTAGAATCAG GACCTCAGCCACATAAGACATCTGGACTTCTTGAAAAAGGGGACGAAGAAAAG TGGTCGTTGCGAGCACAGCATGGTGCAGCGGTAGAGCAGGCTCTTAAGACAGGAAAAGCTGTTCCTGATCAACTACTGATTGACATCATAGTGGATGCTATCAG GAACATCCCTGCTGACAGCGGCTGGATTCTTGATGGATTCCCATTGGACATCAGTCAGGCTCAGATGCTGGAGAAAGCTCTGAATGGGACTGAACCTGATCAGGctgagacaaaaacacaaagcaacTTAGCCACAGACAAAAACACTCCTAAAGATCCACCTCCTCCACCCGCTGCACTAGACCTAGTGGTGCTGTTAGACCTCTCAGATGAGCAGGTTCTGGAACGAGCCGCCCATCAGGCTG ACGGGGAGAGCATAGAACAGGAGAGAGACAGCAGTGATGTTCCAGATGAAAGCACGAGTATGACAGATGTGGACACACAAGATCCAGCATTCTTCTCTGATGAAGAAAACCTGGGGAGGAAACAAATACAGCACAG AGTTAGTGGTTTCCACGACACATGGCCAAAACTGGAGAAATGGTTTGGTGACCAGCAGAATATTCTAGTGAAAGTCACAGCAGATGTAGATGAGGACACTCTCTTCAGTAATGTGAAGATGGTTCTGATGGATGCTATGGACTCAGTTGAAAAAG GAAAAGCTCTGGGACACTCCAGGAAAATGTCTGCATCCTCCTCTGCTGAACACACCCGTCCAGAAAGTGCCTGTTCTGCTAAGTCTAAAGCAGCTTCCCCGAAATCTGCTGGACGGCGTTACGTGGAGGAAACCTTACCCAag GAGATCCCAGAGTATCTTGTGCCGTACTGGGAGAACATCTGTAATTCATACGTGATTAATGTCAAAACAGTGATGCAGAACCTCCGCGGTGAACGTGAGCTCATCATTCACCACCTCTACAACATCCG GGAGAACTTCAGGCAGTTCTTACAGAAGCCGGATCTCAAGCAGGAGTTTGTAAGCACGTGGCAGCGTGATTATAACAGCGTTCCTGACAGCATCAGAGAGGATGAGGAGACCAAAGGAGAACTCCATCAAAGACTGGAT gACTTGCGTGAGCGTCTATGGGACATCTGTGATAAGCGCAAAGaagaggcggagcaggagagAGCAGGTGTTATTGATGATGGATGGTTAGATGATCACACTGCTGTACTGATCAACCATTATTCTGCATTAATGCAG ataGAAGTGGGCCGCTTTCAAGACTCCTTGTGCCTGTTGAGAGATTATTACACAGCAATGTGTAAAACAGCGTTTCCTGAATCTACACGTGGCTTTACTCGCATCCCATTGATTGATATCACTGCAGATAACCATGCAGAGCAAGAGgcaccaaaaat cCCTGCTCCTGTGCCATCAGAGAGACCCACAAAGATTCCTGAGGAGAAAGACTCTGAATCGGAAGGCAACAAGAAAACTAAATT GTTTCCATTGGTTTCTTGCAGATCTCCTACTTCTGAGCTCCTCAAACAGGTTCTGCACCATCCTGATGAGAAACTTCTGCAGGAGTTTTTCCAGACAGCACTCAGCGCCGTCAGGAGCatg GTGTTGGCAGAGACGCAGCAGCGAGAAGAAGAGGAGGGTGATGAAGAACAGAAGCAGGTGGAGACCCAGAGAGTACAAACTTCTAACTCTGCTACAGATAACAGGAAAACTGGGAAAAAGAAAG gtGCTTCAACCCCTCCACAGGAGCCCAGTCCTCAGCCCATGGTGGAAAAGAGCCCTGAGGAGCTCAAGAGGAAGGCAGAGAGGAAGAGAATCAAACAGGAGTTCACAACTGCACTGAAACGTGAAG AGCATGCAGTGAAGCTGCGTCTGGAGCTGATAAAGGCTCATGCGCTTCAAACAGTGAGCAGTTTACAGCAGAGAGCAGAGCAGGCCTACAGGAACATGGAGGAGTGGCTGGGAACTCGCTTTCTGTCTGAGATGAAAAG TATCGACCAGCTAACAGAGTTGGTGCGGCAGCACATTGAGAATGGAGTTGAGATCCATCATGAGCTGGTGCTGCAGAGCGCTGATTTCTGTGTGGATGGAGACACACTTGTCATGACAAGTCCGTCGCCTGCTCCACGCCGATCCCTGCTGGAGCAGCCCAAAAACAGCACTCTCACTGTCCAACAGCTGCACATCCTCTGCGCTCAGCTGCGCAAGACTGCACCTACTG GTCTGATGTGCAGTAATGAGTTGACTGAAGTTCTGCATGAATTAACCTCTTCTCACATGGGTAGTGATGTCCTTCCTGAACCCTGGATGCACATCACTCCCTCACAG ATTGATGAGCTGGTGTGTGTATTAGCACCGGACCCTGAGATGCTGGACTGGCGTCTGTTCCTGCTCAGTGCGGCTCTGCCGTGGCCGTTTCCCTCTCAGACTCAGCTGTTAAAAACACTCCAGCACTACAGAGCTGTCGACACGACAGGAACTGGACTCATCACACAAGAACAATACGCACAG GTTGAATTGTGGTTTCCCAGTGAAAGAGACCTTCCTGTCCATGATGACCCAACTGAACCTCTGCGTTATGACAGACTAGCCAATCTTAAGAAG TTTTTCTTCAGTCTGTTtgcgaacacacacacatctccgCTAATGCTGGACTATCTGAGCATGCTGCTGTATTTCTGCTGCCATCCTGAAGCAGCTCAGGGCTTCACCAGAGCACTCAGCCTTGTGATTGGACACACACTGCACTATAAACACACCACTCCCCTCACACAG TCTGTGCCGTATATAGAGGGTGCTGGAGTTGAGGAGTGTGAAGCTGATAAAGAGGAGGAAAGAGAGGTGGAGTCTGATGAAGTGGGCGTGTCTATGGATGATGTGCTCAGAGTTCTGAGTCATGGAGATGATCATGTCTGTTCACATCTGAACCGCTTCCAGCCAAACCACAGGAGCAGAGATGAACTCAGAGAG GAGCTGCTGAAGGTGTTTAAAGAGTTGGGCTTTAAGGATGAGGAGAAGATTCCTTTCTCCACGTTATCCCAGCATCCCTTTCTGCAGGACCTGATGGAAGGATCCTCACAGTACCTGCTTCCT GACATTCACAAAAATTTTCCAGGCACAACAAACTGA
- the spef2 gene encoding sperm flagellar protein 2 isoform X1 produces MSDIICQWLNIELRLSKVIEPYSFAGDFANGYFIGEILHRYELQDDFHLFSKQSTANAKLNNFTRIEPTLQLLGVPFDLAMAKAVMQGRQGAATHLLYQLYMLLQKKKKLGLTATAMEVMQPAATARLHRIENSIYTERLKTVVKRETDLKMQKIAKRFHKRGQDMYNRSVMAEFLREEDRLKRQEERRLRDIEKHRQARRKQHEIMIQIQSAVVQIPKPPHTRTSRASEKQLQFRKKQEAEYVHREIAQFEKNQKRISPAGGGAFLYSGRVTQPMSTADKEQWNKEYIENIRQRLEEDSTAREQREMRRRRALMEQLQAHEAQQEVLREEQMVSRLMRQTQQEKRVAVQLMQIKQQKEVLRQNRIFQERQYQERRLRDFQEALDREAVLAQQERLERSEEIRMEHELHKQLVAERAQARYRKHSDICREILGQIVDLATKAGEYRLLTANLIPVKLMQEWMELFFSGKPLYEVASVDPTPADPTPEQMIELEKLQILNNQDYNEYVAMKGEWVWREEGESEAPPVNDILDHVLSRLQSMVVPPSVSTPPPVFPHFTIRACMLGKSYSGKTTCLTRISNALGILVLSANSLIQDALSAYQQEKQAKNLERNGSPTEKPQKEEEEEEDEKSSPLESGPQPHKTSGLLEKGDEEKWSLRAQHGAAVEQALKTGKAVPDQLLIDIIVDAIRNIPADSGWILDGFPLDISQAQMLEKALNGTEPDQAETKTQSNLATDKNTPKDPPPPPAALDLVVLLDLSDEQVLERAAHQAVDGESIEQERDSSDVPDESTSMTDVDTQDPAFFSDEENLGRKQIQHRVSGFHDTWPKLEKWFGDQQNILVKVTADVDEDTLFSNVKMVLMDAMDSVEKGKALGHSRKMSASSSAEHTRPESACSAKSKAASPKSAGRRYVEETLPKEIPEYLVPYWENICNSYVINVKTVMQNLRGERELIIHHLYNIRENFRQFLQKPDLKQEFVSTWQRDYNSVPDSIREDEETKGELHQRLDDLRERLWDICDKRKEEAEQERAGVIDDGWLDDHTAVLINHYSALMQIEVGRFQDSLCLLRDYYTAMCKTAFPESTRGFTRIPLIDITADNHAEQEAPKIPAPVPSERPTKIPEEKDSESEGNKKTKLFPLVSCRSPTSELLKQVLHHPDEKLLQEFFQTALSAVRSMVLAETQQREEEEGDEEQKQVETQRVQTSNSATDNRKTGKKKGASTPPQEPSPQPMVEKSPEELKRKAERKRIKQEFTTALKREEHAVKLRLELIKAHALQTVSSLQQRAEQAYRNMEEWLGTRFLSEMKSIDQLTELVRQHIENGVEIHHELVLQSADFCVDGDTLVMTSPSPAPRRSLLEQPKNSTLTVQQLHILCAQLRKTAPTGLMCSNELTEVLHELTSSHMGSDVLPEPWMHITPSQIDELVCVLAPDPEMLDWRLFLLSAALPWPFPSQTQLLKTLQHYRAVDTTGTGLITQEQYAQVELWFPSERDLPVHDDPTEPLRYDRLANLKKFFFSLFANTHTSPLMLDYLSMLLYFCCHPEAAQGFTRALSLVIGHTLHYKHTTPLTQSVPYIEGAGVEECEADKEEEREVESDEVGVSMDDVLRVLSHGDDHVCSHLNRFQPNHRSRDELREELLKVFKELGFKDEEKIPFSTLSQHPFLQDLMEGSSQYLLPDIHKNFPGTTN; encoded by the exons ATGTCAGACATTATCTGTCAGTGGCTGAATATTGAGCTCCGGCTGTCAAAAGTCATTG AGCCGTATTCGTTCGCAGGGGATTTTGCAAACGGTTATTTTATAGGAGAGATCCTGCACAGATATGAGCTGCAGGACGATTTCCACCTGTTCTCCAAACAAAG CACGGcaaatgcaaagctgaataaCTTCACCCGCATTGAGCCCACCCTGCAGCTGCTGGGTGTGCCCTTTGACCTGGCCATGGCCAAAGCGGTGATGCAGGGCAGACAGGGGGCGGCCACACATCTGCTCTACCAGCTATACATGCTGctgcagaagaagaaaaaattaGGCCTCACTGCCACAGCAATGGAGGTCATGCAGCCTGCAGCCACGGCCCGACTGCACCGGATAGAGAACAGCATCTATACTGAG CGCTTGAAGACTGTGGTAAAGCGTGAGACGGATCTGAAGATGCAGAAGATCGCAAAGCGCTTCCATAAAAGAGGGCAGGACATGTACAACCGCTCAGTCATGGCTGAATTCCTGAGGGAGGAGGACCGGCTCAAACGCCAGGAGGAGAGGAGGCTGAGGGACATTGAGAAG CACCGACAGGCACGCAGAAAACAGCATGAGATTATGATTCAAATTCAGTCGGCTGTAGTCCAGATCCCAAAACCTCCACACACTCGCACGTCAAGAGCTTCCGAGAAACAGCTTCAGTTTCGCAAAAAGCAAGAGGCTGAG TATGTTCATCGTGAGATAGCTCAGTTTGAGAAGAACCAGAAGAGGATTTCTCCTGCTGGAGGTGGAGCCTTTCTTTACAG TGGTCGTGTGACCCAGCCAATGAGCACAGCTGACAAAGAACAGTGGAACAAGGAGTACATCGAGAACATCCGTCAGCGTCTGGAGGAAGACTCCACTGCACGGGAACAAAGGGAGATGAGGAGACGCCGTGCGCTGATGGAACAACTACAAGCCCATGAAGCTCAGCAG GAGGTATTACGTGAGGAACAAATGGTCAGTCGATTGATGCGTCAAACACAGCAGGAGAAGAGGGTTGCTGTGCAGCTGATGCAAATTAAACAGCAGAAAGAGGTACTGCGACAGAACCGGATCTTCCAGGAGAGGCAGTACCAGGAAAGGCGCCTTCGAGACTTCCAAGAGGCCTTAGACAGAGAAGCT GTTCTTGCCCAGCAGGAACGTCTCGAGCGCAGTGAGGAGATCAGGATGGAGCATGAGCTACACAAACAGCTAGTCGCAGAACGCGCTCAGGCTCGCTATCGCAAACACTCTGACATCTGCAGAGAAATTTTGGGACAGATTGTCGATCTGGCAACCAAAGCTGGGGAATACCGTCTCCTCACAGCCAA CCTGATTCCAGTTAAGCTGATGCAGGAGTGGATGGAGCTGTTTTTCAGTGGTAAACCGCTGTATGAAGTGGCCAGCGTGGATCCCACCCCTGCTGACCCCACACCAGAACAGATGATTGAGCTGGAGAAGCTCCAGATACTTAACAATCAAGACTACAATGAGTATGTG GCCATGAAAGGTGAGTGGGTTTGGCGTGAAGAGGGAGAGAGTGAAGCCCCTCCAGTGAATGATATTCTGGATCATGTGTTGAGCCGTCTACAGAGCATGGTAGTTCCACCCAGCGTCAGTACTCCTCCACCTGTGTTTCCCCATTTCACCATCAGAGCGTGCATGCTGGGAAAATCCTACTCGGGCAAAACCACCTGCCTCACCAGGATCAGCAATG CTCTTGGCATCCTTGTGCTCTCAGCCAACTCTTTGATCCAGGATGCGCTATCAGCCTATCAGCAGGAAAAACAGGCT AAAAACTTGGAGAGAAATGGTTCTCCAACAGAGAAGCCtcagaaagaagaagaagaagaagaagatgagAAATCCTCCCCTCTAGAATCAG GACCTCAGCCACATAAGACATCTGGACTTCTTGAAAAAGGGGACGAAGAAAAG TGGTCGTTGCGAGCACAGCATGGTGCAGCGGTAGAGCAGGCTCTTAAGACAGGAAAAGCTGTTCCTGATCAACTACTGATTGACATCATAGTGGATGCTATCAG GAACATCCCTGCTGACAGCGGCTGGATTCTTGATGGATTCCCATTGGACATCAGTCAGGCTCAGATGCTGGAGAAAGCTCTGAATGGGACTGAACCTGATCAGGctgagacaaaaacacaaagcaacTTAGCCACAGACAAAAACACTCCTAAAGATCCACCTCCTCCACCCGCTGCACTAGACCTAGTGGTGCTGTTAGACCTCTCAGATGAGCAGGTTCTGGAACGAGCCGCCCATCAGGCTG TAGACGGGGAGAGCATAGAACAGGAGAGAGACAGCAGTGATGTTCCAGATGAAAGCACGAGTATGACAGATGTGGACACACAAGATCCAGCATTCTTCTCTGATGAAGAAAACCTGGGGAGGAAACAAATACAGCACAG AGTTAGTGGTTTCCACGACACATGGCCAAAACTGGAGAAATGGTTTGGTGACCAGCAGAATATTCTAGTGAAAGTCACAGCAGATGTAGATGAGGACACTCTCTTCAGTAATGTGAAGATGGTTCTGATGGATGCTATGGACTCAGTTGAAAAAG GAAAAGCTCTGGGACACTCCAGGAAAATGTCTGCATCCTCCTCTGCTGAACACACCCGTCCAGAAAGTGCCTGTTCTGCTAAGTCTAAAGCAGCTTCCCCGAAATCTGCTGGACGGCGTTACGTGGAGGAAACCTTACCCAag GAGATCCCAGAGTATCTTGTGCCGTACTGGGAGAACATCTGTAATTCATACGTGATTAATGTCAAAACAGTGATGCAGAACCTCCGCGGTGAACGTGAGCTCATCATTCACCACCTCTACAACATCCG GGAGAACTTCAGGCAGTTCTTACAGAAGCCGGATCTCAAGCAGGAGTTTGTAAGCACGTGGCAGCGTGATTATAACAGCGTTCCTGACAGCATCAGAGAGGATGAGGAGACCAAAGGAGAACTCCATCAAAGACTGGAT gACTTGCGTGAGCGTCTATGGGACATCTGTGATAAGCGCAAAGaagaggcggagcaggagagAGCAGGTGTTATTGATGATGGATGGTTAGATGATCACACTGCTGTACTGATCAACCATTATTCTGCATTAATGCAG ataGAAGTGGGCCGCTTTCAAGACTCCTTGTGCCTGTTGAGAGATTATTACACAGCAATGTGTAAAACAGCGTTTCCTGAATCTACACGTGGCTTTACTCGCATCCCATTGATTGATATCACTGCAGATAACCATGCAGAGCAAGAGgcaccaaaaat cCCTGCTCCTGTGCCATCAGAGAGACCCACAAAGATTCCTGAGGAGAAAGACTCTGAATCGGAAGGCAACAAGAAAACTAAATT GTTTCCATTGGTTTCTTGCAGATCTCCTACTTCTGAGCTCCTCAAACAGGTTCTGCACCATCCTGATGAGAAACTTCTGCAGGAGTTTTTCCAGACAGCACTCAGCGCCGTCAGGAGCatg GTGTTGGCAGAGACGCAGCAGCGAGAAGAAGAGGAGGGTGATGAAGAACAGAAGCAGGTGGAGACCCAGAGAGTACAAACTTCTAACTCTGCTACAGATAACAGGAAAACTGGGAAAAAGAAAG gtGCTTCAACCCCTCCACAGGAGCCCAGTCCTCAGCCCATGGTGGAAAAGAGCCCTGAGGAGCTCAAGAGGAAGGCAGAGAGGAAGAGAATCAAACAGGAGTTCACAACTGCACTGAAACGTGAAG AGCATGCAGTGAAGCTGCGTCTGGAGCTGATAAAGGCTCATGCGCTTCAAACAGTGAGCAGTTTACAGCAGAGAGCAGAGCAGGCCTACAGGAACATGGAGGAGTGGCTGGGAACTCGCTTTCTGTCTGAGATGAAAAG TATCGACCAGCTAACAGAGTTGGTGCGGCAGCACATTGAGAATGGAGTTGAGATCCATCATGAGCTGGTGCTGCAGAGCGCTGATTTCTGTGTGGATGGAGACACACTTGTCATGACAAGTCCGTCGCCTGCTCCACGCCGATCCCTGCTGGAGCAGCCCAAAAACAGCACTCTCACTGTCCAACAGCTGCACATCCTCTGCGCTCAGCTGCGCAAGACTGCACCTACTG GTCTGATGTGCAGTAATGAGTTGACTGAAGTTCTGCATGAATTAACCTCTTCTCACATGGGTAGTGATGTCCTTCCTGAACCCTGGATGCACATCACTCCCTCACAG ATTGATGAGCTGGTGTGTGTATTAGCACCGGACCCTGAGATGCTGGACTGGCGTCTGTTCCTGCTCAGTGCGGCTCTGCCGTGGCCGTTTCCCTCTCAGACTCAGCTGTTAAAAACACTCCAGCACTACAGAGCTGTCGACACGACAGGAACTGGACTCATCACACAAGAACAATACGCACAG GTTGAATTGTGGTTTCCCAGTGAAAGAGACCTTCCTGTCCATGATGACCCAACTGAACCTCTGCGTTATGACAGACTAGCCAATCTTAAGAAG TTTTTCTTCAGTCTGTTtgcgaacacacacacatctccgCTAATGCTGGACTATCTGAGCATGCTGCTGTATTTCTGCTGCCATCCTGAAGCAGCTCAGGGCTTCACCAGAGCACTCAGCCTTGTGATTGGACACACACTGCACTATAAACACACCACTCCCCTCACACAG TCTGTGCCGTATATAGAGGGTGCTGGAGTTGAGGAGTGTGAAGCTGATAAAGAGGAGGAAAGAGAGGTGGAGTCTGATGAAGTGGGCGTGTCTATGGATGATGTGCTCAGAGTTCTGAGTCATGGAGATGATCATGTCTGTTCACATCTGAACCGCTTCCAGCCAAACCACAGGAGCAGAGATGAACTCAGAGAG GAGCTGCTGAAGGTGTTTAAAGAGTTGGGCTTTAAGGATGAGGAGAAGATTCCTTTCTCCACGTTATCCCAGCATCCCTTTCTGCAGGACCTGATGGAAGGATCCTCACAGTACCTGCTTCCT GACATTCACAAAAATTTTCCAGGCACAACAAACTGA